The Miscanthus floridulus cultivar M001 chromosome 7, ASM1932011v1, whole genome shotgun sequence genome includes a region encoding these proteins:
- the LOC136467924 gene encoding uncharacterized protein isoform X2: protein MEASSSSCAAAAPPPPSIPSSSDQGVWADASPLLAAACRDLQDGELVHGENFSLFAAMSALEIMNPKMDYGIERSRYNSIEEAIEDGVAPIPLSLDRTLDVQRSIDVMDHLFSCEATWHKGHTLAQTVFTCIYLMRMERTSSHAVLNSFCRILRATCNAVISVVSTARTHEEEDLFTMSFGLPLRDEGDEKCLSILNSVEETISRQLRACKAQALSKKKTLEGLESLQDNPDLEEDYCRALLCRLRFRKHFYHVVMCMRKPHGRGLELARKHVASCLTELNLMLKSREFLKSQSSTRLQQGDGNCTTASGCQPVGFDVSLNSRLLSPTPPRAVKVLSWSDAIRYFERLLHDLDVICASSLDPVLENVLHFIVQFQKTVPDLVPRAFLQTLLVQDGKLYGEHLFSDVISRALSLPDIIGDKEFQMNEFVVQLGQLVVNLIKILCTNTAWQRRKLGKSLQDWSTISIHLELALKREFGETRHVLQNENMCMRVSKQLLIWTQEHAYWVAFRFLTLGFELDLYSPGEYCMVYWYMYVVLTKLIEKMQLRVLASSETSRRKGKKKKDHSKDSARDITFSSSCLLLQCYLLLSEGLSMMLAVLRNESRSFQLPSIFNTEQERFMQHFDLLLKARVPEHISFYSFKESSSRAGISDLVKYNFFKEIQKIVPSLRGSFASEPEKLAEVRRIELVAEHNRLALNIINQVGAGDPSLRVSFEFTHHPNFAVAVVKRS, encoded by the exons ATGGAGGCGAGCTCCTCGTCATgtgcggccgccgcgccaccgCCCCCCTCCATACCCTCGTCCAGCGACCAGGGCGTCTGGGCTGACGCCTCGCCGCTCCTCGCCGCCGCGTGCCGTG ATCTCCAGGACGGGGAACTTGTACATGGAGAAAACTTTAGTCTATTTGCTGCAATGTCTGCATTGGAA ATAATGAATCCAAAAATGGATTATGGAATTGAGAGAAGTCGATACAACTCCATTGAAGAGGCCATAGAAGATGGTGTTGCGCCAATCCCACTTAGCTTGGACAGGACACTTGATGTTCAACGCTCTATTGATGTCATGGATCATCTTTTCTCATGTGAG GCAACATGGCACAAGGGGCACACTCTAGCTCAGACTGTATTTACATGTATCTACCTTATGAGAATGGAGAGAACTTCATCGCATGCTGTACTAAATAGCTTTTGCAGGATTTTGCGTGCTACTTGTAATGCTGTCATTTCTGTTGTTTCTACTGCCCGAACTCATGAG GAAGAGGATCTCTTTACTATGTCTTTTGGGCTGCCTTTGAGAGATGAAGGTGATGAAAAGTGCCTGTCAATTCTAAACTCAGTTGAAGAGACAATATCTCGTCAATTACGTGCATGTAAAGCCCAGGCATTGTCCAAGAAAAAAACACTAGAAG GTCTTGAATCCCTGCAGGATAATCCTGATCTGGAAGAGGATTATTGTAGAGCTCTGTTATGCAGATTACGTTTTCGTAAG CATTTCTACCATGTTGTTATGTGCATGAGGAAACCTCATGGAAGAGGATTGGAGTTGGCCCGGAAGCATGTTGCTTCATGCTTGACAGAGCTTAATTTGATGCTTAAGTCTCGGGAGTTTCTCAAGTCCCAGTCCAGCACTAGGTTACAGCAAGGTGATGGAAACTGCACCACTGCATCTGGTTGTCAACCTGTTGGCTTTGATGTTAGCTTAAACAGCAGACTTTTGAGCCCCACACCACCACGTGCGGTAAAAGTACTTAGCTGGAGCGAT GCAATCAGGTACTTTGAGAGGCTTCTGCATGATCTTGATGTCATCTGCGCTTCGTCGCTCGATCCTGTGCTTGAGAATGTGCTTCACTTTATTGTACAGTTCCAAAAAACAGTGCCAGATTTGGTTCCTAGAGCATTTCTTCAG ACTTTGTTGGTCCAAGATGGCAAACTTTATGGGGAACACTTGTTTTCTGATGTCATTTCAAGGGCTTTATCACTACCGGACATTATTGGAGATAAGGAATTTCAGATGAATGAGTTTGTTGTGCAGCTAGGTCAG ttggTTGTCAACTTAATAAAAATTCTTTGTACAAACACTGCATGGCAACGGCGCAAGCTTGGGAAGAGTTTACAGGATTGGAGTACTATTTCCATACAT TTGGAGCTTGCACTGAAAAGAGAGTTCGGTGAAACTAGACATGTCTTGCAGAATGAG AATATGTGCATGAGAGTATCAAAGCAACTTCTTATTTGGACTCAGGAGCATGCATACTGGGTTGCTTTTCGGTTTCTCACATTGGGTTTCGAACTTGACCTATATTCTCCAGGCGAATATTGTATGGTGTACTGGTACATGTATGTGGTGCTCACAAAGCTAATAGAAAAGATGCAGTTACGAGTTCTTGCTAGTAGCGAAACCT CACGAAGAAAGGGGAAAAAGAAGAAGGATCATTCGAAGGATTCAGCTCGGGATATAACATTTTCATCCTCTTGTTTATTGCTTCAATGCTATCTCTTGCTATCAGAGGGACTCTCAATG ATGCTAGCTGTTCTCAGAAACGAAAGTAGGTCATTCCAATTACCAAGTATCTTTAACACTGAACAAGAG AGATTCATGCAGCACTTTGATCTTCTTCTGAAAGCTCGAGTCCCTGAGCACATTTCCTTCTACAGTTTTAAGGAATCATCTTCCCGGGCAGGCATATCG GATTTGGTGAAATACAACTTCTTCAAGGAAATTCAGAAGATAGTCCCCTCACTAAGGGGCAGTTTTGCAAGTGAACCAGAAAAACTTGCTGAGGTCCGTCGGATAGAGCTGGTGGCTGAGCACAACAGGCTAGCCCTAAATATTATCAACCAAGTTGGAGCTGGCGATCCATCTCTGAGGGTCTCGTTTGAGTTTACACACCACCCTAACTTTGCAGTGGCAGTTGTGAAGAGATCATGA
- the LOC136467924 gene encoding uncharacterized protein isoform X1: protein MEASSSSCAAAAPPPPSIPSSSDQGVWADASPLLAAACRDLQDGELVHGENFSLFAAMSALEIMNPKMDYGIERSRYNSIEEAIEDGVAPIPLSLDRTLDVQRSIDVMDHLFSCEATWHKGHTLAQTVFTCIYLMRMERTSSHAVLNSFCRILRATCNAVISVVSTARTHEEEDLFTMSFGLPLRDEGDEKCLSILNSVEETISRQLRACKAQALSKKKTLEGISIKCLESLQDNPDLEEDYCRALLCRLRFRKHFYHVVMCMRKPHGRGLELARKHVASCLTELNLMLKSREFLKSQSSTRLQQGDGNCTTASGCQPVGFDVSLNSRLLSPTPPRAVKVLSWSDAIRYFERLLHDLDVICASSLDPVLENVLHFIVQFQKTVPDLVPRAFLQTLLVQDGKLYGEHLFSDVISRALSLPDIIGDKEFQMNEFVVQLGQLVVNLIKILCTNTAWQRRKLGKSLQDWSTISIHLELALKREFGETRHVLQNENMCMRVSKQLLIWTQEHAYWVAFRFLTLGFELDLYSPGEYCMVYWYMYVVLTKLIEKMQLRVLASSETSRRKGKKKKDHSKDSARDITFSSSCLLLQCYLLLSEGLSMMLAVLRNESRSFQLPSIFNTEQERFMQHFDLLLKARVPEHISFYSFKESSSRAGISDLVKYNFFKEIQKIVPSLRGSFASEPEKLAEVRRIELVAEHNRLALNIINQVGAGDPSLRVSFEFTHHPNFAVAVVKRS, encoded by the exons ATGGAGGCGAGCTCCTCGTCATgtgcggccgccgcgccaccgCCCCCCTCCATACCCTCGTCCAGCGACCAGGGCGTCTGGGCTGACGCCTCGCCGCTCCTCGCCGCCGCGTGCCGTG ATCTCCAGGACGGGGAACTTGTACATGGAGAAAACTTTAGTCTATTTGCTGCAATGTCTGCATTGGAA ATAATGAATCCAAAAATGGATTATGGAATTGAGAGAAGTCGATACAACTCCATTGAAGAGGCCATAGAAGATGGTGTTGCGCCAATCCCACTTAGCTTGGACAGGACACTTGATGTTCAACGCTCTATTGATGTCATGGATCATCTTTTCTCATGTGAG GCAACATGGCACAAGGGGCACACTCTAGCTCAGACTGTATTTACATGTATCTACCTTATGAGAATGGAGAGAACTTCATCGCATGCTGTACTAAATAGCTTTTGCAGGATTTTGCGTGCTACTTGTAATGCTGTCATTTCTGTTGTTTCTACTGCCCGAACTCATGAG GAAGAGGATCTCTTTACTATGTCTTTTGGGCTGCCTTTGAGAGATGAAGGTGATGAAAAGTGCCTGTCAATTCTAAACTCAGTTGAAGAGACAATATCTCGTCAATTACGTGCATGTAAAGCCCAGGCATTGTCCAAGAAAAAAACACTAGAAGGTATCAGTATTAAGT GTCTTGAATCCCTGCAGGATAATCCTGATCTGGAAGAGGATTATTGTAGAGCTCTGTTATGCAGATTACGTTTTCGTAAG CATTTCTACCATGTTGTTATGTGCATGAGGAAACCTCATGGAAGAGGATTGGAGTTGGCCCGGAAGCATGTTGCTTCATGCTTGACAGAGCTTAATTTGATGCTTAAGTCTCGGGAGTTTCTCAAGTCCCAGTCCAGCACTAGGTTACAGCAAGGTGATGGAAACTGCACCACTGCATCTGGTTGTCAACCTGTTGGCTTTGATGTTAGCTTAAACAGCAGACTTTTGAGCCCCACACCACCACGTGCGGTAAAAGTACTTAGCTGGAGCGAT GCAATCAGGTACTTTGAGAGGCTTCTGCATGATCTTGATGTCATCTGCGCTTCGTCGCTCGATCCTGTGCTTGAGAATGTGCTTCACTTTATTGTACAGTTCCAAAAAACAGTGCCAGATTTGGTTCCTAGAGCATTTCTTCAG ACTTTGTTGGTCCAAGATGGCAAACTTTATGGGGAACACTTGTTTTCTGATGTCATTTCAAGGGCTTTATCACTACCGGACATTATTGGAGATAAGGAATTTCAGATGAATGAGTTTGTTGTGCAGCTAGGTCAG ttggTTGTCAACTTAATAAAAATTCTTTGTACAAACACTGCATGGCAACGGCGCAAGCTTGGGAAGAGTTTACAGGATTGGAGTACTATTTCCATACAT TTGGAGCTTGCACTGAAAAGAGAGTTCGGTGAAACTAGACATGTCTTGCAGAATGAG AATATGTGCATGAGAGTATCAAAGCAACTTCTTATTTGGACTCAGGAGCATGCATACTGGGTTGCTTTTCGGTTTCTCACATTGGGTTTCGAACTTGACCTATATTCTCCAGGCGAATATTGTATGGTGTACTGGTACATGTATGTGGTGCTCACAAAGCTAATAGAAAAGATGCAGTTACGAGTTCTTGCTAGTAGCGAAACCT CACGAAGAAAGGGGAAAAAGAAGAAGGATCATTCGAAGGATTCAGCTCGGGATATAACATTTTCATCCTCTTGTTTATTGCTTCAATGCTATCTCTTGCTATCAGAGGGACTCTCAATG ATGCTAGCTGTTCTCAGAAACGAAAGTAGGTCATTCCAATTACCAAGTATCTTTAACACTGAACAAGAG AGATTCATGCAGCACTTTGATCTTCTTCTGAAAGCTCGAGTCCCTGAGCACATTTCCTTCTACAGTTTTAAGGAATCATCTTCCCGGGCAGGCATATCG GATTTGGTGAAATACAACTTCTTCAAGGAAATTCAGAAGATAGTCCCCTCACTAAGGGGCAGTTTTGCAAGTGAACCAGAAAAACTTGCTGAGGTCCGTCGGATAGAGCTGGTGGCTGAGCACAACAGGCTAGCCCTAAATATTATCAACCAAGTTGGAGCTGGCGATCCATCTCTGAGGGTCTCGTTTGAGTTTACACACCACCCTAACTTTGCAGTGGCAGTTGTGAAGAGATCATGA